From a single Arachis hypogaea cultivar Tifrunner chromosome 3, arahy.Tifrunner.gnm2.J5K5, whole genome shotgun sequence genomic region:
- the LOC140181344 gene encoding probable aquaporin TIP1-2 encodes MISKFFGRNICICTFIRGWRLGAANALVFEIVMTFGLVYTVYATEVDPKKGNIGLIAPIAIGFIVGANILAGGAFDGIAAHVSELFFINQNTHEQLPTTDY; translated from the exons ATGATAAGCAAATTTTTCGGCC GAAACATCTGCATTTGCACTTTCATCCGGGGTTGGAGGCTTGGAGCAGCAAATGCATTAGTCTTTGAGATAGTGATGACTTTTGGGTTGGTGTACACAGTTTATGCAACTGAAGTGGACCCAAAGAAAGGTAACATTGGACTAATTGCACCAATTGCAATTGGCTTCATTGTTGGTGCAAACATCTTGGCTGGTGGTGCCTTTGATG GAATTGCTGCACATGTCTCTGAGCTTTTCTTCATCAACCAAAACACTCATGAGCAGCTTCCAACCACAGATTATTGA